One Glycine max cultivar Williams 82 chromosome 1, Glycine_max_v4.0, whole genome shotgun sequence genomic window, CCTCATTCAGTCCTTCTCGGTTTTAATTGTGTGCATATCTTGGAATGTTCATTGATATATTATGGTTTAATAgtataagaataagaatatgATCTAATATCTCCTTTAATTCAAGAGGGTCTTATGGTCACATGTTTCCCCTTCGATCTGGATGAATGGTTAATGGGAATAAGCAAGAAGCGGGGAATTGAGACGGTGTATGGCAGAATGGGGTCTCATTTGTGATGATGTGCTTTATCTTTCAGTAAGcacaagaaaatggaaaacaataataattttactgcTTACGATATTACTAGTACATATGATCCCATTACATTTTACGTTTACAAGTTACAACtacaatcatatttaattagcaTACAAGGACAATCATGGATGTAGGAGACAGTAGAATCTGAAGGATGTGTCATTGTCATGTTACATAGAACCTAGAATTAGATATCTGCCCCTTTGGGAAGCAATGGCTATTGTGACAATGCTGATGGCAGATGGTGTACGTTCCATGTGGCATGCTCCTTGGCTGCTGGGAAGACTGTTGAAGGAGACGGTTTAGCCATGCTCCGTTGTCCCTAAAACCCCTCGTCCCCATTTCCCACTCCCCTGTGGGTCCCATGTGTttcaattctcttatgccactTGAGCTTATTCAGCTTTGAAATAATGCAAGAGAATTAGaactaggaaaaaaaaaaaagatatggtAGGCTtaaagaaaatgttttcaaaattatttctcaaatatgttttttgaaaataaaagaatttttatagTATCGatagaattttaaataatatttttcttacccCTGAAGAGTCCAAGTTGCTTTTTATTGAGAGCTGGAATGAATAAAATTCAATGAAGTGGAAAATTTGTTGTTAGTCTCTATATTTTTAGACCTTTGTTCAAACGTGATCATGGTCGTTATTCTTTCATATGATGAATTTGATGTCCAAACTTTAAAAATTACGTGAATTTAGTCTTTTTTCTCTGGGAatcatcacacacacacacacacatatatatatatatatatatttattttgagttATGAGAGGTTAAATCTATGTATTTAAAGTTTAAgaacttaatttattaatatgaaaGTAAAGAAATCTTAAACATGTTGACTAAAAGTATACGACGCATTCTTCTCTTCAATCAACTATAGTTATGgaacacaattttgtttttttactttctttttcattaatttacCACGCTAAAGCATTCCATCCTAGTCTAAAAGTGAGATCTTGTAATCTATTTGGTCATACTCATGCAGCTCGAACAAACAGAAACTACTTGATCTCACTTTCATTAGACCAACCTCGTTTTGTTTTGTCTTAGGCAGTTTTGTGATCGCATCTTTTTTATGCAACGAGAAGATCACCAAACTTCACCAGCCTAATATCCAACATGTATCACCCACATCCCATCTTTCGCGGAAAAGCCTTGTCCAACAAATCTAAGCCATAAGAAGCAAGTAATCAATGAATTCATGCAATTGCAATTTTGGAAACATACTAGTTCTTCAACATAAATATATGCAATGCAATGTCGTTACTTATTAACCTCTGtagcttaattatttttattacaatctTAATTCGCTAGCCAATAGCTAGCTATAGTTCAgttaaaatatagaaatataaGACCCTTTGTGATTGGGATGGCCGATGAGTGATTAAAAATGATCACAGTAAAGGGGTTAGGGGACAAATGTGGACCCTTGATATCTTAATTTTCGTTTTCAAGGTTCATCTCCCAAACACATGCATGTTCTCTTAAAGAGCGTTCTCCATCCCATACAAAACCTGCATTTAATGCACCTGCTATTCTGCCATTACATATTCGTGAAAACCTGACCCTATACGTCTACTCATACATACAAACTTCACTCTTGCTCTGTCTGTAATTAACTTGGAGCCAGCAAACTCATCTCAGCATGACTTATCTTTCTCTTGCTCTGCTCCTTCTCCTCTGTGTTTCTGTGCATGCATGCACCGCCCGTTCTTTTTCTCTCAGTCTTACTATAAAAGACACCACACATAAGGTTGGCTTCCAAATACCAACAATTCGATCCTCTTTTGATCACTTCCTCATTACACTGCTTTAGTTCTCCTCCGTACGGGACACAAGTATATTAACTGGGAAgcattttaaattatcatttatagaGATTAAGATTTGTGATTCTCTACAGGAATTAGACAAGTTCAAATTATTGGAGACATTAACTGCAACTTCATCTATTGTGAAGAATTACAAGCTAGAGGCGAATCAACCGCAGCAACAGAAAGTcgtaaataatgaaataaacactTGTGAGAGTTGTAGCAGTGTATCATCCACTTTGAAGGAAACGATAGTAGAGGCAGCTTCAGGTGCTtaattttcttgaatcttttccCTGACTTCCTTCCCCAAatacacacacgcacacactgcatgatgatattttttttgtaagctTTGAGCAAACCTACatctccttttcttttgttaacATGACAATCACGAGCTTCAGGCAATAGAGAAATAAACTTCACGGATGGTTCTGAACTTTAAAGTTACTTGCCTATTTCCATTACTTAAAGGAATTAGAAACATTATAATGAAATCAAAATGGAGAAATCAAAATGCAATTCACCCCGTACAATATTGATTGTCAAGATCAATGTAGTTCCAAAATTATGTCCTTTGCCTTTATTTTCTCAGCCAATAGAATCTGATGTGTGTACCTTATATGTGAGGGTCATGTTGTATTATATATGGTGCAataggttgtatgccattttatCAACTTCTCTCTCAAAATATTGTAGTTATatgcgatttttttttttttatataaattttaccaTCTTCCCACTATCAACCTAGCCTTATGCACCATATAATCTCCCTGTGTAGTAAAAATAATACCAAGTGACAGTGGTGAGCATGCAGCTGGGACATCTTTTCAAATGGATTCTCCATCCTTTCTTGCAAGCCAGGtaataacatacaaatttgGATAATTTAGATTTGAATGAGAGAATTATTTGCCCCTCTTATTGGGTTAAAGATCAGTTTATTGCATcttcaaaattaatgatttataaatataaatctttTTACGTAAATGTTCACTAGTAGTTATACAGTTCAAACAAACACGTGCATTTGTACGTCAGGCATAAGTACAATTTCTTACGACCAGAGAAAGTATCAGCCAAAGTGAGAAGAAGTATCAGTATAGTttaagataataaatatttgttgaaatGTTTTCCTGGACATTAGTAACAGGTGTTGAATAAGGCTAAATTTGTATCTTTAGTTTAATTCTATATGTGTTGTTATTTGCGTGAATCATATCATTGTTGTGCGCAAAGGGGTCTAATCCCAACACAACTATAACTTGCATATAGCATAGGGATCGAGTGATATAATTAATATGGtgtcatttgattttgaaagatatAGAAAGTGATGAGACATATGGTTGTAGGATGAGAGGAGGCATGCCCGGTCAATGCTGGGACCTGCTCAGCACAACGATGAAGAAACAGTGGTTACAAACGCCAGTGACACTGAAGAGGACATAGTCGAGATGGATTATGCTCAACCACATCGGAAGCCACCCATTCACAACGAAAAGCCTTAATTGactccatgcatgcttaatttacgatctttatttttctaaaaatgctTCATGCTATGTAGATTTGGCCTTTCGAATGATGTTGAGTTATTTACTTTCAAAACTACTATATAGTACAAGTGCACGAAAGTATGATTATGATGTTTGCTATTTTATAAacaacaacatatatatacGTTTTTTTCCCGATGGTGTTTGGTATAAAACAAGTAATGGATAAATATAATCGATAACAATCAgattcattcatatatatatatatatatatatatatatatatatatatatatatatcctttccTGTTATCAGCTATCGTGTCATTTTAGCATTTCCTAGCTATTTACTTTAGTCAAAATTTGCAGGCTAAAGACACCAAGGCACATGCAATGCCTTAGCGAAATGTCAGAATATCCTGTTTTCCTTGTCCATCAAAAAAATTTGACTCACGTGAAAAGTGTGCAATGAAATTATGAGAAGTGGAATGCGAGACATGGATTGGAATGGAAGAGTTGCCAACTTTTAAGGCATGTATCACTATAGTTGGTATTCCTCTTAAATGCTGGTAGTTAAAGTGTGTCCCCAATTTCGGTTTACTGTCCTAAAGTTGGTTAATTATTGCGCCAAAATTGTATTCTGGCTCGGCCAAATACTGTAAAGGCAATACATGATTTAATGAAGGAAGCAAAATAAAGgcgaataaattaattaaatgcaggaaacaaaaagaatagtACATCTCGCATGTTGTGTAACAGTGCCTCATCGAAACCAATATTATTATAGTACATTCAAAAATCACGCCTCTCGCCTGTTCGGTCCATTACTTCTCTAAGCTTATAATAACATCATACAAATTGATGCCTTCTAAACTCAGACATCACCATCACCCCTATTTCTGATATTCATCCGTATAGCCTACACAATGATACATTTATGAATGAAATGAATCTAAAATCAATATCGAtattgaaaagttaaattttcaacaaataataaatatgaaccCATGATCTTGGTTGTACCTTATCTATCTCTAGAAAACATAATACGCATATGTTACAAAAGCTCGATGtgtaaaataaactttttccaGTTTGAATAGCAGaaactcaaaattcaaatcttTTGAGCGTAGTCATTCAGATATATCTTAACTAAAAGATAAAGACTAatttctcgatatattaaaattcatttaaaaaactgACTTCTCTCAATTCACCTGTCTCATAATTCAAatcttttaaatgtaaaatggCAACTCACCGGTCCCCATTTATCCAACAGTATTGTTGAGGCATGTAAATTCATTTACCACAACCTAATtcttccaaagaaaaaagaaatcctATATTGCTATAGCTTTTATTTGGTGAATATGCATTGCTATAGTTGACAATGAACGTGTTGATAAATCTGATTGCTTGACCTGTCCTGTCCTGATCCCtacgaaggaaaaaaaatactagttagTATGACAATAGCTTCATCCAAAATTACCTAAATTCAGACCATATATATTCAGTTAGTTTGGATAAACCTTTTAACCAAAagttataatagaaaaaatgaattggtgaaagaggtaaaataaatgaaacttCTCGCATAAATTAAGATTATACAGTGTATACTGTGTATTTCAACTTTTCCATAAACTTCCTTATATAACTTCTTAAGTAGAATACTGTGTATTTTACAATTGAAAAACCAAAAACTCCTTTAAGTTAGAAGCTGGTTCAATATGGACCATACTACCTACCAATCAataaagaaggacaaagaaggCTTCTCTTCTAGATAAGGCATCAAGATATCTGactggaaaagaaaataaaatacgaTTTGAATATTAGGCAACTAAAGaagatatgattaattaattaattagacctTGAGCTCTCAACCATTGCTCATATAATAAGAGAAAGTGATATGCTTAGGCACGTCTTAAATTTGACCATTGTCCTGGGACGAAAACATAACTCGGGTAACACATTCAAGTTAAGTCTCTTCAAGTCGGATAGGACTATATAGATACTAAAGTTCTTCATATGAGTGTTTAACATAATAAGTCTAAAACTTAAACTtagtcaaattaaaataatcatgtaGTTGGTGATATCTTTAGATGCAACTTATGTATTTATTAgacaattttatcaattaattttaagatgGAATCTAATATGGAATCTCTACCATGTAAGGCCTATTCTAGTTCTCCAATCACTTTAGTACTAAATTCTAAACAGACCTAAATTAGAGTCGTGGACCAACCAAACAACTGGAAGAAAGATTAGACACCTTGCCATTTCTTGGACCACTTCCTTTCAGAGCATATACAAATTTTCCATGAGATCCTACATCCTACACAGGAGACACtccaaaagaaaaatggacCCTGTGCCAAACAGCAGAACAACAGTGGCTCTAGCCTGATGAAGACGCTAGACAACTAAACAAGTTCACTGATGTGCTTGTCCAACATCAAACAAGAAAAGATATATCACCACAAATATCTAACGGCACATGTAAAACACAAACACCACATTATTATTACCATGACCGTGTGTTAGcatgattttaataaaaaaattataagtagaTAGAAATTGATGGGAATTGATTTCGTGAAGACTTaagattttaaagattaaaaatgtaaaagataacGTGAGTTGCtgtgaaaattataattttaaaattcagtctatatatattgaataagtTAATTTAAAGAGCTTTCGGTTCTACAAAAGAATATTCTTTGTTGAATGAGCATAAACTTTTTTAAGATAACTTTATTGGAAAGACATATTGAGATGACTTTTTATCAGATGCATGTAGAAGTTTTTATTTACTTCATGATTGTTCTTCTGTTGGAAGGCCTTAACGTTAATGCTAATACACCCTTGGTATTTAcgtaaactttaaattttaaacttattattattgCCTGTagttatcataaattattaataaacacatTAGTTAGATTGTGAAAAAGGAAAACTATTGGAAAATATgcttatatctttatttttttagagaagaataatttagtttatctttttaagaattattatttgttttaaatctttAGAATATCTTTTAGAATTAAAAAGGATATTATCTTTTTTaggatatttttatatttaaaaaatttatctatatttaagatttgttttcttttttacattaaGATTCTAGGTCTATAAGTAAAAGTTTCTTGATAAGAGAAAAATTATCCAATGAAAAGACACCCCACAACCAAAGAGAGAGATAATGCCAATGGATTTGCAAGCTCCACAAAAATTTGTCAGGTATAAAGATGGGTTTGACAAGTTTTTGAAACTTGTAATGAAGATGGTGTACAAAAATTTGCAAGT contains:
- the LOC102662187 gene encoding uncharacterized protein; the protein is MTYLSLALLLLLCVSVHACTARSFSLSLTIKDTTHKELDKFKLLETLTATSSIVKNYKLEANQPQQQKVVNNEINTCESCSSVSSTLKETIVEAASVKIIPSDSGEHAAGTSFQMDSPSFLASQDERRHARSMLGPAQHNDEETVVTNASDTEEDIVEMDYAQPHRKPPIHNEKP